The genomic stretch GCGGCCCAGAGGATATTGGTAAACAAGGAATGGGAATAGGGAAGATATTCGATATTTGTTCTCAGAAAGGGGTTGGCATGGGGTTGATATTGTATCCCTTCTATGCCCAGGATCACCAGGACAAAGGCCAGAATATCGACGAACTGCACGGAAGCAAAGAGGAGCCATAGAGGAACATCCGGGGCTTTTTTCTTAAGGACCAGACCGACACCATAATGACCGATAAACATGTCGCCTCCTTTTTACCTGACAACACAGAGAATTTTAGTAACACTTTAGTTGTTTGAAAAGAGAGTTTTTTTCACCGCAAAGGCGCGAAGAACGCAGAGAGAAACATCTTTGTTCAATCCCGTGAGAGGCGGGATTGAACAAAACATCCCTGGTCTCCAAATCTTATTGAAATTTCTAAATAAAATTATTATCATTGTCAATGGAAAAAAACCTTATTGAACATTGGGGGTTGAATATGCGTATCTTGGTGGTTGAGGATGATGTCAAAATCGCATCTTTCATCATAAAGGGATTGAAAGCCGCCGGCTATGCCGTGGATCATGCCCTGGATGGAGAAAGCGGTCTGGATATGGCCCTGACTGAACCTTACGATACGGCCATCATTGACATTATGCTCCCCAAACGGGATGGGTTATCCCTCATTGAAACGATGCGGAAAGAGAAAGTACGGACACCGGTCATCATCCTGAGCGCCAGGGGTTCTATTGACGACCGGGTCAAGGGCCTGCAGATCGGAAGTGATGACTATCTCACCAAACCTTTCGCCTTCTCCGAACTTCTGGCCAGGGTGCAGGCCCTGATCCGCCGGGCCAGCGGAGCTTCCGAACCCACCCGTCTGACCGTCGGCGATTTGTCGATCAATCTACTGACCCGGGAGGTCAGCCGGGGGGGAAAAAAGATCGACCTCCAACCGATTGAGTTTTCCCTGCTGGAATATCTGATGCGCAGTGCCGGCCGGGTGGTTTCCAAAACCATGATTATGGAACATGTCTGGAACTACAACTTCGATCCCCGGACCAATGTGGTCGAAGCCCGGATCTGCCGGCTGCGGGATAAGATCGACCGGGATTCTGAACGGAAACTGATCCATACCCTCCGGGGAGTGGGCTATGTCCTTAAAGAAACCGATTAATCTTGGCCAAACTCTGGCCTTCCGCCTGACCCTCTGGTATGCCGGGATCTTTACCCTCTCTTCTTGTGTGGCCTTTCTCTTGTTCTATATGCTCATCACTTCCTTTATGCAGGGACAGACCGACCGGGAGCTTTCAGGACAGGTCAACCGCTTCTCTACACTGCTTTCCGCAGAGGGGGTGGAGGCCGTTAAACGGGTGGCCTTCGTGGAGGCCCAGGCCGCCGGCGA from Deltaproteobacteria bacterium encodes the following:
- a CDS encoding response regulator transcription factor; its protein translation is MRILVVEDDVKIASFIIKGLKAAGYAVDHALDGESGLDMALTEPYDTAIIDIMLPKRDGLSLIETMRKEKVRTPVIILSARGSIDDRVKGLQIGSDDYLTKPFAFSELLARVQALIRRASGASEPTRLTVGDLSINLLTREVSRGGKKIDLQPIEFSLLEYLMRSAGRVVSKTMIMEHVWNYNFDPRTNVVEARICRLRDKIDRDSERKLIHTLRGVGYVLKETD